The proteins below are encoded in one region of Candidatus Bathyarchaeota archaeon:
- a CDS encoding DMT family transporter has product MKKEELKGRIMLVLLAASWGGTFPAMKIAVLDLDVFFFLLLRFCVALATFIPLLALTRRRMAPDLRGLGLGAVVFLGFLFQVFGLKYTSAINSAFITSLNTPLVPLLGFLIFHRKPGLKAVLGIVIGMLGLMLLTGAYEMKTVSIGDLLTFICAFLWALQILLVDKVAKKVDALELAYSEAISVFALSTIFSLSAGEVWKTPSEDATIAVIYTGAVATAFAFYAQAWAQRRVTPEIAGLLLLLEPVFASVFAFITLGEALNLIETLGAILILLGIVISK; this is encoded by the coding sequence TTGAAAAAAGAGGAACTGAAGGGTAGGATAATGCTGGTCCTGCTTGCTGCTTCGTGGGGCGGGACCTTTCCGGCGATGAAGATCGCCGTCCTCGACCTAGACGTCTTCTTCTTCCTACTTCTCAGATTCTGCGTCGCGTTGGCCACCTTTATACCTCTTCTCGCACTAACGCGAAGGAGAATGGCCCCAGACCTTCGAGGCTTAGGACTCGGAGCCGTGGTTTTTCTAGGCTTCCTATTCCAGGTATTCGGTCTAAAATATACGAGCGCCATAAACTCCGCCTTCATAACAAGCCTCAACACCCCGCTGGTCCCGTTGCTAGGATTTCTTATATTCCATAGAAAACCTGGGTTAAAGGCTGTTTTAGGAATAGTCATAGGCATGCTGGGTCTTATGTTGCTGACCGGTGCTTACGAGATGAAAACCGTCTCCATAGGGGATTTATTGACGTTTATATGCGCGTTCCTGTGGGCGCTTCAGATACTCTTAGTCGATAAGGTGGCTAAGAAAGTCGACGCACTGGAGCTTGCCTACTCAGAAGCCATCTCAGTATTCGCGTTATCGACGATTTTCTCCCTATCCGCTGGAGAAGTATGGAAGACACCCAGTGAAGACGCTACGATAGCCGTTATATACACAGGTGCCGTCGCCACCGCGTTCGCGTTCTATGCCCAAGCATGGGCTCAGAGACGAGTCACCCCAGAGATCGCCGGCCTTCTACTCCTACTAGAACCTGTTTTCGCATCCGTATTCGCCTTCATAACCCTAGGAGAAGCTCTGAATTTAATAGAGACCCTAGGCGCCATACTGATACTTCTAGGCATAGTGATTTCCAAGTAG